From Candidatus Campbellbacteria bacterium:
GAGGAAATAAAGAAACTGTCAGACAAAGCCGAAGAAGTGATCTTGGCAACTGACCCCGACCGCGAAGGAGAAGCTATAGCTTGGCACATTTCCGAGGCAGCTGAGTTAGACAATCCGAAGCGAGTCGTATTCCACGAAATTACAAAGGATGCCGTAGAGGAAGCAATGGAGAATCCTCGAACAATTGACATAGACCTGAAGGAAAGCCAGGAGGCGCGGCGCGTACTTGATCGACTCGTGGGCTATGACCTATCCGGACTTATTTGGAAGAAATTGCGCTACGGACTTTCAGCCGGGAGAGTGCAGTCTCCTGCTCTTCGCCTGATCGTCGAGAGAGAACGAGAGATCCGCGCGTTTGAACCGGAAACGTATTTTGTACTAAATGCCTTGGTAGCGAAAAAAACGGAAGAGAGTGATCCCTTCGAGCTAACAGCAACCAAAAATCTCAAAACCAAAGAAGAAGTTGACAGGGTTTTGGCTTACGCCAAGAAAAACGATTGGGTAGTCGAAGAAATTCAGGAACGCGAAACTATGCGCAGACCAAGAGCGCCGTTCCGGACTTCAACTCTGCAGCAGACCGCTTCATCTCGTCTCGGGTTTGCTCCCTCATACACTATGATGCTTGCCCAAAGACTCTATGAAGCAGGATACATCACATATATGCGCACCGATTCAACTAACCTATCAAAGCAAGCGGTTGCTCAAGCGCGAGAGATAATAAAAAAGGAGCACGGAGAAAATTATCTGGGCAAGGGAGTTTTCGGGAAAAAAGCCAAAGGCGCCCAAGAAGCACACGAAAGTATACGGCCGACTAATTTATCCAAAAAGGACCTGGGGAAGGACAAAGCGCAGAAAAAACTATACGAATTGATCCGATCTAGAACTATAGCCAGCCAAATGGCCGACGCGAAAGTTCTTTCTACTAAACTTATTGTGCGAGTCGGAGATGACAAAAGCGTTCCGACTTTTGCCGTGAACGGTTCCCGAACTTTGTTCCCTGGTTGGTTTGTGGCCGATCCACGCAGCCGAGGTGAGGACGTAGAACTGCCAAAGGTAAAAGAAGGCGAAGAGCTTGATCTCAAAAATATTGAAAGTGAAGAAAAAGAAACCCAGCCGCCGAGCCGCTATTCGGAAGCAGGATTAGTAAAAGAGTTGGAAAAGCGCGGCATCGGACGACCGTCTACTTATGCTTCCATAATCAAAACCATCCAAGACCGAGGGTATGTAGAAAAAGAAGGAAAGACCCTCAAGCCAACTGACACCGGAGAGATAGTCAGTGAATTTCTTGAGAAGCATTTTGAAAAATACGTAAGCGACTCTTTTACTTCTGAGATGGAAAATGAACTGGATGAAATCGCCGAGGGCAAAGCAACTTATAAAAAAATACTTAGCGATTTTTACAAGACTTTCAAAAAAGACGTTGAGAGTAAAAAGGATATAGAAAAAATAACCAACCTCGGAGACGCTCCTAAAGAATTTAAATGTCCTAAGTGCGGCGCGGATATGATAATTAAATTAAGCAAGTCAGGAAAATTCTTGTCCTGCTCTCGCTTCCCGGACTGTGATGGCGCGAGAACGATAGAAGGAGAAGAGATGAAAGGAGACGAAAAAACAGGCGAGAAGTGCCCCGAGTGCGGAGGCGATCTCGTAGAGCGAGACGGCAAGTACGGACGCTTTGTGTCCTGCTCAAACTACCCCAAGTGCAAATATATAAAAAAGGACGAAGAACTAGAACGAAAAAATTCAACAGGGATAACTTGCCCCATATGCAATGAAGGGTTTATGGCAGAAAAGAGGGGTCGCTTTGGTATATTCTACGCTTGCACTAACTACCCTAAATGCAAACACGCTATAAAATCAAAGCCCACCGGTAACGTCTGTACTTACCCACGAGAGGATAAAGAAGGACAGCCCTGCGGCGCGTTGATGAT
This genomic window contains:
- the topA gene encoding type I DNA topoisomerase gives rise to the protein MKLLIVESPAKAKTISKYLDGKYKVKASVGHIRDLPKSNKKALDIEGGFVPHYEISKGKEKVVEEIKKLSDKAEEVILATDPDREGEAIAWHISEAAELDNPKRVVFHEITKDAVEEAMENPRTIDIDLKESQEARRVLDRLVGYDLSGLIWKKLRYGLSAGRVQSPALRLIVEREREIRAFEPETYFVLNALVAKKTEESDPFELTATKNLKTKEEVDRVLAYAKKNDWVVEEIQERETMRRPRAPFRTSTLQQTASSRLGFAPSYTMMLAQRLYEAGYITYMRTDSTNLSKQAVAQAREIIKKEHGENYLGKGVFGKKAKGAQEAHESIRPTNLSKKDLGKDKAQKKLYELIRSRTIASQMADAKVLSTKLIVRVGDDKSVPTFAVNGSRTLFPGWFVADPRSRGEDVELPKVKEGEELDLKNIESEEKETQPPSRYSEAGLVKELEKRGIGRPSTYASIIKTIQDRGYVEKEGKTLKPTDTGEIVSEFLEKHFEKYVSDSFTSEMENELDEIAEGKATYKKILSDFYKTFKKDVESKKDIEKITNLGDAPKEFKCPKCGADMIIKLSKSGKFLSCSRFPDCDGARTIEGEEMKGDEKTGEKCPECGGDLVERDGKYGRFVSCSNYPKCKYIKKDEELERKNSTGITCPICNEGFMAEKRGRFGIFYACTNYPKCKHAIKSKPTGNVCTYPREDKEGQPCGALMMEGTKTIPERCSDKNCPNHHPHKLEENSEQYKKSLTT